In Aminobacterium sp. MB27-C1, a single genomic region encodes these proteins:
- a CDS encoding NADH-ubiquinone oxidoreductase-F iron-sulfur binding region domain-containing protein yields MTFNTPSDLREYRRKLQEEKTAATIPSVRICFGTGCIASGSRDVYRAFEKELKERKLNVNLQISLDSTGCHGFCEHGPLVTINPGNIFYQKVKPSDVQSIIDETILGQKTISHLLYRDPNTKKSTTEAQQIPFYSHQTRIALRNSGELNPEKIDDYILADGYEALLRAFETGPEHVLQEIIDSGLRGRGGGGFPTGKKWQSARKIESDIRYVVANGDEGDPGAFMDRSLMEGDPHSVIEGMAIGAYVIGANKGFIYVRDEYPLAVKHLSMAIKEARKVGLLGNNILGSGFSFDIEVYRGGGAFVCGESTALMASIEGRVGVPRVKYIRSTEKGLWEKPTVLNNVETWANIPPIISKGASWFRSLGTETSPGTKIFSLVGKVKNSGLVEVPMGTTLRTIIFDIGGGTLKNRPFKAVQTGGPSGGCIPESFLDLPVDFDHLADVGSMMGSGGMIVMDERSCMVDVARYFVDFLVTESCGKCTPCREGLMEMQRILHKLTRGKGEAGDTERLRAIAENMPETALCGLGKTAANPVLSTLRYFSEEYEEHEREHFCRAGVCQGMYMPFILRNKCIGCGACQANCSTGAISGNDRDIRKIDHDKCITCGMCLEVCRFEAIEPRPKEATS; encoded by the coding sequence ATGACGTTTAACACCCCTTCAGACCTTCGTGAATACCGGAGGAAACTACAAGAAGAAAAAACAGCGGCTACCATTCCCTCCGTCCGCATATGTTTTGGTACGGGATGTATCGCAAGTGGGAGTCGCGACGTATACCGCGCCTTCGAAAAGGAACTCAAAGAGAGGAAGTTAAACGTTAATCTTCAGATTTCCCTGGATTCAACAGGATGCCACGGTTTTTGCGAACATGGCCCACTGGTAACTATTAACCCAGGCAACATTTTCTACCAGAAAGTCAAGCCATCAGACGTTCAGTCGATCATCGACGAAACCATTTTAGGGCAAAAAACAATTAGTCATCTTCTCTATCGGGATCCCAACACGAAGAAATCGACTACCGAAGCCCAACAGATTCCCTTCTATTCTCATCAGACACGAATCGCCCTCCGCAATTCAGGAGAGCTCAACCCTGAAAAAATAGACGACTATATTCTGGCCGACGGCTACGAAGCCCTTCTTCGGGCCTTCGAAACAGGGCCAGAACATGTTTTACAAGAAATTATCGATTCCGGTCTGAGAGGCCGGGGCGGCGGCGGATTCCCTACCGGCAAGAAATGGCAATCCGCTCGAAAGATAGAATCAGACATTCGCTACGTTGTCGCCAACGGGGACGAGGGGGATCCAGGGGCATTTATGGACCGAAGTCTTATGGAAGGCGACCCCCACAGCGTTATTGAGGGAATGGCTATCGGTGCTTATGTCATAGGCGCTAATAAGGGCTTTATATATGTGCGAGACGAATATCCGTTAGCCGTCAAGCACCTCTCCATGGCGATAAAGGAAGCCCGTAAGGTGGGGCTTCTCGGCAATAATATTCTCGGATCCGGTTTTTCCTTCGATATTGAAGTCTATCGTGGAGGCGGAGCCTTCGTCTGCGGCGAATCGACAGCGCTAATGGCCTCCATAGAGGGCCGGGTCGGCGTTCCGAGGGTCAAATATATCCGTTCTACAGAGAAAGGACTCTGGGAGAAACCTACAGTTCTTAATAATGTAGAAACATGGGCTAATATTCCTCCCATTATTTCGAAGGGAGCCAGCTGGTTTCGAAGTCTGGGAACAGAGACGAGCCCAGGCACAAAAATATTCTCTCTCGTAGGCAAAGTCAAAAACAGCGGCCTCGTCGAAGTTCCCATGGGAACAACTCTCCGTACAATTATCTTTGATATTGGAGGGGGAACCCTGAAAAACAGGCCTTTCAAGGCCGTACAGACAGGTGGACCATCGGGAGGATGCATTCCCGAATCCTTCCTCGACCTTCCTGTGGATTTCGACCATTTGGCTGACGTAGGGTCTATGATGGGCTCCGGTGGCATGATCGTCATGGATGAACGAAGCTGCATGGTCGACGTAGCCCGATATTTTGTTGATTTTCTCGTAACGGAATCGTGCGGTAAATGCACTCCCTGCCGTGAAGGCCTTATGGAAATGCAGCGGATTCTTCATAAATTGACAAGGGGGAAAGGTGAAGCTGGAGACACTGAAAGGTTGCGCGCTATTGCAGAGAATATGCCCGAAACAGCTCTCTGCGGACTTGGGAAAACAGCGGCCAATCCCGTTCTCTCCACCCTTCGCTATTTTTCAGAAGAATACGAAGAACACGAAAGGGAACATTTCTGCCGAGCCGGCGTTTGCCAAGGAATGTACATGCCTTTTATTCTCCGTAACAAGTGTATAGGCTGCGGTGCCTGTCAGGCCAACTGTTCAACTGGCGCCATCTCGGGAAATGACAGGGATATTCGAAAGATCGACCACGATAAATGTATTACCTGCGGAATGTGCCTGGAGGTATGTCGTTTCGAAGCTATCGAACCCAGGCCAAAGGAGGCGACATCATGA
- the nuoE gene encoding NADH-quinone oxidoreductase subunit NuoE translates to MTDHNITMSSDNRQKQKEALLNILSSYSKESRFLLPILQDIQRTFRYLPVEAMKEVATYLDVPESRVYSVATFYKAFTLSPRGRKTIRVCGGTACHLRGGAFILNTLQKELSISSGETTPDGQFTLETVNCLGACALAPVVMVNEKVYGQMTPNLIPSMIEEERNNDV, encoded by the coding sequence TTGACAGACCATAATATTACTATGTCTTCTGACAACCGCCAGAAACAAAAAGAAGCCTTGCTGAACATTCTCTCTTCATACTCCAAGGAATCACGCTTTCTTCTTCCCATTCTTCAGGATATTCAACGAACCTTCCGTTATCTTCCCGTCGAAGCGATGAAAGAAGTCGCTACCTATCTTGATGTTCCGGAAAGTCGCGTTTACAGTGTCGCCACTTTTTACAAAGCCTTTACGCTCTCACCAAGAGGACGTAAGACCATTCGTGTTTGCGGGGGAACAGCCTGCCACCTCAGAGGAGGGGCATTCATCCTCAACACGCTGCAAAAGGAACTCTCTATCTCATCAGGGGAGACAACTCCAGATGGTCAGTTTACTCTGGAAACGGTAAACTGTCTTGGTGCGTGCGCTCTGGCTCCTGTAGTCATGGTCAATGAAAAAGTCTACGGACAAATGACGCCCAATCTCATTCCATCTATGATTGAGGAGGAACGAAACAATGACGTTTAA
- the miaB gene encoding tRNA (N6-isopentenyl adenosine(37)-C2)-methylthiotransferase MiaB, whose protein sequence is MYRFALKVYGCQMNVYDGDKLRTALIQKGWKEVEEEEADLVIFNGCSIRAKAEHKVWSELGRYGDSWNEKSKPYVAVTGCIAQRLGEAMMTRFPWVRLVGGPRHIGNLPEACERVMAGECISLLDEDPRAFIDLEVPPIKRVNPWKAYVTIAHGCDNYCTYCIVPYVRGRFVSRSPESIIREVEKLVADGIKEVTLLGQNVDSYGLDFDNGYAFSSLLRDVANIENLPLIRFVTSHPKDFTPDIVKVMSRYPKICPSINLPIQSGSERILQKMNRKYTLEKYRETVSIIRNALPEVGLTSDLIVGFPGETEEDFQDSVAALHEFRYDLVHTAAYSPREGTVAATMPDQIPQEIKMKRLNIVNEIQSRIASEINQSLVNRTYSILIDDVAPKGEGLVQGRTPTDKVVIIKGGKDLIGHFATIKITSADNWCLYGEVIDIVD, encoded by the coding sequence GTGTATCGTTTTGCATTAAAGGTATATGGCTGCCAGATGAACGTTTATGATGGCGATAAACTTCGTACAGCCCTTATTCAAAAAGGGTGGAAAGAGGTAGAGGAAGAAGAGGCCGATCTGGTTATCTTCAATGGCTGTAGTATCAGGGCCAAAGCTGAACATAAAGTGTGGAGCGAACTCGGTCGTTACGGTGATAGCTGGAATGAGAAAAGCAAACCTTATGTTGCTGTAACCGGCTGTATAGCCCAGCGTTTGGGAGAGGCCATGATGACTCGTTTTCCATGGGTGCGCCTTGTGGGAGGTCCCCGTCATATAGGAAATCTGCCTGAGGCATGCGAACGAGTAATGGCAGGGGAGTGTATCTCTCTTCTTGATGAGGACCCCAGAGCCTTTATTGACCTTGAGGTTCCTCCTATTAAAAGAGTGAATCCATGGAAGGCTTATGTGACTATAGCTCATGGGTGTGATAACTACTGTACATATTGTATCGTCCCCTATGTGCGAGGGCGTTTTGTTTCCAGATCTCCAGAGTCAATTATCAGAGAGGTTGAGAAACTTGTTGCCGATGGCATAAAAGAGGTAACTCTTTTGGGTCAGAATGTCGACAGTTATGGTCTTGATTTTGATAATGGCTACGCATTTTCATCCCTTCTTCGCGATGTAGCTAATATTGAGAATCTGCCTCTTATTCGTTTTGTAACCTCTCATCCGAAAGATTTTACGCCGGATATTGTCAAGGTTATGTCTCGTTACCCGAAGATTTGTCCGTCGATAAATCTTCCCATACAGTCGGGGAGCGAGCGCATATTACAGAAAATGAACAGGAAATACACTCTTGAAAAGTATAGAGAGACTGTTTCTATCATTCGCAACGCTCTGCCAGAAGTGGGATTGACCAGCGATCTTATCGTAGGATTCCCAGGCGAAACAGAAGAAGACTTTCAGGATTCTGTAGCGGCACTTCACGAGTTCCGTTACGATCTTGTTCATACAGCCGCATATTCTCCCCGTGAAGGAACAGTGGCTGCTACAATGCCAGATCAGATTCCTCAGGAGATAAAAATGAAACGTCTCAATATCGTTAACGAAATACAGTCTCGCATAGCTTCGGAAATCAACCAGAGCCTTGTAAATAGAACGTATTCGATTCTTATTGACGATGTTGCTCCGAAGGGAGAAGGATTGGTTCAGGGTCGTACTCCTACTGATAAAGTTGTTATTATCAAGGGTGGAAAAGACCTTATCGGTCATTTTGCTACTATAAAAATTACTTCTGCTGATAATTGGTGCCTTTACGGAGAGGTGATTGATATCGTTGACTAA
- a CDS encoding helix-hairpin-helix domain-containing protein, with the protein MTKEKTKALFFFAAGILCLVFAGLLITTFSGRWEAGRPTVVAGPLPVARVEKEPQPMEQQPVEEKDEWVVYITGCVQKPGVYHVPADSRVYQVVDMAGGLSSLADHEAINLATPLQDGMHIHVPARGEVPKEDVQTKGTSSVSLNGAVASRAEERDINRKIDINSASEEQLQALPGVGPKTAASIVSYRESQGDFEVVEDLLRVRGIGPAKFKKIRQLVTIGS; encoded by the coding sequence TTGACTAAAGAAAAAACGAAGGCGCTCTTTTTCTTCGCCGCCGGAATTCTTTGTCTCGTCTTCGCAGGTTTGCTGATTACCACTTTTTCAGGACGATGGGAGGCAGGCCGTCCCACTGTTGTTGCAGGGCCCCTGCCTGTTGCCAGAGTGGAGAAGGAACCGCAGCCGATGGAACAGCAACCTGTGGAGGAAAAAGACGAGTGGGTCGTATATATAACGGGGTGTGTTCAAAAGCCTGGTGTCTACCACGTTCCAGCTGATTCGAGAGTCTATCAGGTTGTCGATATGGCTGGCGGGCTCTCTTCACTGGCCGATCACGAAGCTATCAATCTCGCGACGCCGTTACAGGATGGGATGCACATTCACGTGCCGGCTCGTGGCGAGGTTCCCAAAGAGGATGTTCAGACGAAGGGGACGTCTTCCGTTTCTTTGAATGGGGCTGTCGCGTCTCGTGCAGAAGAAAGGGATATAAATAGGAAGATTGATATTAACAGTGCTTCAGAGGAACAATTACAGGCATTACCAGGAGTTGGTCCCAAGACAGCAGCGTCTATAGTGAGTTACAGAGAGTCTCAAGGGGACTTTGAGGTCGTTGAGGATCTGTTGAGGGTGAGAGGTATTGGCCCTGCAAAATTCAAGAAGATACGTCAACTGGTTACGATAGGTTCATGA
- a CDS encoding ComEC/Rec2 family competence protein, producing the protein MTALGRMPALFPFAGICLALLVQQRGVSLIWDSLLAMLGTLALLFLFTDRDAPDYWKAAIGLLLIAGIGSMGVCLRVSEPFDHAGERYKGQGVVLYERSWGGRRALLLRTSVGRVMVKVGPQYELLPGDKIKLSGILLELPSDKDNSFREDRYWKARGAVGEIIPEDVSLLGSSRWMSPIGWRNALVQRILLTLPPRTRGYILACWTGLKSPVLSFKHQQWGTSHLLAVSGFHVALFVSGLWLLIPAGKKRELVVSGALWGYIFLTGAAPSAIRAAIMMQIALLGRLFGRPPSPVNSVSLAGLLLLLWRPFWFWDLGWRLSIIAALIIAAALERRLSPLWWCSVSPAIWVSTLPLVSAVWGSVPLAGVVMNTFAGAVFGVLYPLSSLLVLPSLLAIPGGYWLSRSADGLFYLWELCADTIVRFVPCHVSWNPFWGAFAAGILPLFLARSIRLSWKRSLSTALLLQCVVILILM; encoded by the coding sequence ATGACAGCTCTCGGCAGAATGCCGGCCCTCTTTCCCTTTGCCGGCATATGTCTGGCCCTTCTTGTTCAGCAACGTGGCGTGTCATTGATATGGGATTCTTTACTGGCCATGCTTGGCACTCTGGCGTTGCTTTTCCTTTTTACTGACAGAGATGCTCCCGATTATTGGAAGGCCGCTATAGGACTTCTTCTTATTGCGGGAATTGGCAGCATGGGAGTTTGCCTGAGAGTGTCTGAGCCTTTTGACCATGCCGGAGAGAGATACAAAGGGCAGGGCGTTGTTCTTTACGAGCGTTCCTGGGGAGGAAGAAGGGCTCTTTTGCTTCGAACCTCAGTAGGTCGGGTTATGGTAAAAGTAGGGCCCCAGTATGAACTTCTTCCTGGAGATAAAATAAAATTATCGGGGATACTGCTCGAACTTCCGTCAGATAAGGATAATTCCTTTCGAGAGGACCGATATTGGAAAGCCCGCGGAGCCGTTGGCGAGATTATTCCAGAAGATGTTTCGTTGCTTGGCTCATCACGCTGGATGTCGCCCATTGGGTGGAGAAATGCCCTCGTACAGCGTATTCTTTTGACATTGCCTCCCCGTACGCGAGGGTACATACTGGCCTGTTGGACCGGTCTGAAATCTCCAGTGTTGAGCTTTAAGCATCAGCAATGGGGGACGAGCCACCTATTGGCTGTTTCCGGTTTTCACGTTGCTCTTTTTGTTTCAGGCCTGTGGCTTCTTATTCCCGCAGGAAAGAAAAGGGAGCTCGTGGTTTCTGGTGCTTTGTGGGGCTATATTTTCCTGACTGGAGCGGCTCCAAGTGCGATACGAGCTGCAATTATGATGCAGATAGCTCTTTTAGGGCGCTTATTTGGCCGACCTCCGTCACCTGTTAATTCCGTTTCACTGGCGGGACTCTTGCTTCTTTTATGGCGTCCCTTCTGGTTTTGGGATTTGGGATGGCGTCTTTCTATAATAGCGGCTTTGATTATTGCCGCAGCCCTTGAGAGAAGACTTTCTCCTCTGTGGTGGTGTAGTGTGAGTCCTGCAATTTGGGTGTCTACTCTTCCGCTGGTTTCCGCGGTCTGGGGGAGTGTCCCCTTGGCGGGAGTTGTTATGAACACTTTTGCCGGTGCTGTTTTTGGCGTTTTATATCCTCTGAGCTCTCTTTTGGTCTTGCCGTCGTTACTGGCTATCCCTGGCGGATATTGGCTTTCCCGCTCCGCTGATGGGCTCTTTTATCTTTGGGAACTTTGTGCTGATACGATTGTTCGTTTTGTTCCCTGTCACGTCTCGTGGAACCCCTTCTGGGGAGCTTTTGCCGCTGGAATTTTACCCTTGTTTCTTGCTCGATCCATTCGGCTTTCGTGGAAGCGTTCTCTATCGACGGCATTACTGTTACAATGTGTTGTGATATTGATTTTGATGTAG
- a CDS encoding type III pantothenate kinase — protein sequence MLLVLDVGNTTTVVGVYDNDSLVAHWRLVSERHTSDELGIYLRNLLQFASIPYREIHGAILSSVVPSLDSVIQEGVSRYFNDVHCLRVSYKLDLGMDILYGAPHEVGADRLVNAVAGRERYGAPLIVIDFGTAITLDIISKEGAYLGGTISPGLVSGMEALFGRTAKLPQVSLEAPMSVIGSNTMESIQAGLMFGNAGLVDFLVRKTRETLGCRCGVIATGGHAEAIAKISETIETVDQWLTLEGLRIIYERNVS from the coding sequence ATGTTACTTGTTTTAGATGTAGGAAACACGACGACAGTTGTGGGTGTCTACGATAATGATAGTCTTGTAGCTCACTGGCGGCTTGTTTCTGAACGACATACATCTGATGAACTTGGAATCTACTTACGCAACTTATTGCAGTTTGCGTCTATACCATATAGAGAGATACACGGAGCTATTCTATCGAGTGTCGTTCCTTCTTTAGACAGTGTAATTCAGGAAGGCGTATCCCGTTACTTTAACGACGTTCACTGTTTGCGCGTTTCGTATAAATTGGATTTAGGCATGGACATCCTTTATGGTGCTCCGCACGAAGTTGGGGCGGATCGTCTGGTCAATGCTGTGGCAGGGCGTGAACGTTATGGCGCTCCGCTGATCGTCATCGATTTCGGAACGGCCATTACTCTCGATATTATTTCGAAGGAAGGGGCCTATCTGGGCGGCACCATTTCACCAGGCCTTGTTTCAGGAATGGAAGCTCTCTTTGGCCGCACGGCGAAGCTGCCTCAAGTCTCTTTGGAGGCTCCGATGAGTGTTATAGGAAGCAATACCATGGAATCCATTCAGGCTGGGCTTATGTTTGGAAATGCCGGTTTGGTGGATTTTCTTGTTCGAAAAACAAGGGAGACTCTGGGATGCCGTTGTGGTGTTATCGCTACAGGCGGTCATGCAGAGGCTATCGCTAAAATATCTGAGACCATTGAAACTGTAGATCAATGGCTTACCTTGGAAGGACTGCGGATAATATATGAAAGAAACGTTTCCTAA
- a CDS encoding tRNA-dihydrouridine synthase, producing MKETFPKVVGGVPLESPLILAPMAGITIPPMRAFFRKLGAAAVHTEMISGAGLIRSSVKTKNMLAVCEKEDPVILQFFAGDTDTLYAAACKAEQEAHGRFAAVGINMACPMPKVLKKGAGSRLLQYPDRAVSMVRALKEFNLPVWAKVRICSDRAPLSTEMFCEKLLEAGADNICVHGRTPAQRYSGTADKESVMKLAQLFPGKISASGDVFEPEDALQYLNAGCVSVFMARGALKDPFIFPQTLATLGFSVDNRLLCPSIELQISLLIELGDHIAEMASPRLAEILIKRLLSGMFKGIPGIAELRRDCASFHGWNDLRRLMSGCEHYFERRDVLCRPM from the coding sequence ATGAAAGAAACGTTTCCTAAGGTTGTTGGAGGAGTTCCCCTCGAATCACCTCTTATCTTAGCTCCCATGGCCGGTATAACCATTCCTCCGATGAGAGCCTTTTTCCGCAAACTTGGAGCCGCTGCCGTTCATACGGAGATGATCAGTGGTGCCGGTTTGATCCGCAGTAGTGTGAAGACGAAGAACATGCTTGCCGTCTGTGAGAAAGAGGATCCGGTGATTTTGCAATTTTTTGCCGGCGATACAGACACTCTCTATGCAGCGGCCTGTAAGGCTGAGCAGGAGGCGCATGGGCGATTTGCTGCCGTTGGAATCAATATGGCTTGTCCCATGCCTAAAGTTCTTAAAAAGGGAGCCGGGTCTCGTTTACTTCAATATCCCGATAGAGCGGTTTCCATGGTGAGGGCATTGAAGGAATTCAATCTCCCCGTCTGGGCCAAAGTACGAATTTGCTCAGATCGTGCCCCGCTCTCAACAGAAATGTTTTGTGAGAAACTATTAGAGGCTGGTGCAGATAATATTTGTGTGCATGGCAGAACTCCGGCCCAGCGATATTCAGGAACGGCCGATAAAGAGTCTGTTATGAAACTAGCCCAACTTTTTCCCGGAAAAATAAGCGCCAGTGGCGACGTTTTTGAACCTGAAGATGCCCTCCAATATCTGAATGCGGGGTGTGTTTCAGTGTTTATGGCCCGGGGGGCGTTGAAAGATCCTTTTATTTTTCCCCAAACACTGGCGACTTTAGGCTTTTCGGTGGATAATAGATTGTTATGTCCTTCCATAGAGTTGCAAATATCCTTGCTTATTGAATTGGGGGACCACATTGCAGAAATGGCCAGTCCCAGACTGGCTGAAATATTGATAAAGCGGCTTCTCTCCGGTATGTTTAAAGGCATTCCAGGAATAGCAGAACTTCGAAGGGATTGCGCCAGCTTCCATGGCTGGAACGACCTTCGAAGACTCATGAGCGGCTGCGAGCACTATTTTGAAAGGAGAGACGTGTTGTGTCGGCCAATGTAG
- the lysS gene encoding lysine--tRNA ligase: protein MSANVENKTDEIALPEEEIFRQRKDKLQRLVEEEGYNPYLIERWERADFLKDIRERFDHLGVDEADENANLTIAGRMMTLRKHGKAMFANLQDETDTMQLYFQLNAMGEEAYNFAKKWIDGGDFVGIVGIPFRTRRGELTLLVKECTLLSKALRPLPEKWHGLKDTEIRYRQRYLDLMVNPDVKDTFRKRSAIIASIRKTLVDHGTLEVETPILSLLAGGANARPFVTYHNALDSNMYLRIATELYLKRLVVGMFGRVFEIGKNFRNEGIDTMHNPEFTAMEVYWAYADYNDMMDLTEEIIRNAAKVVGEQTVTYQGVELDFSKPFRRVSMLDLVKEYADIDFNTIKTDEDARKIAREKGVELKGTESRFGVLNEVFEAFVEEKLVQPTFVLGHPTEISPLAKRDPENPDYTHRFELFIYGSEVANAFSELNDPLDQRERFLDQLRKKEEGDEEAHAFDEDFINAIECGLPPTGGLGIGIDRLVMFLTDSRSIRDVILFPTMRPKA, encoded by the coding sequence GTGTCGGCCAATGTAGAAAACAAGACAGATGAGATTGCTCTGCCAGAGGAAGAAATATTCCGCCAGAGAAAAGATAAGCTTCAAAGATTAGTAGAGGAAGAGGGGTACAATCCGTACCTCATAGAGCGCTGGGAACGCGCTGATTTCCTTAAAGATATTAGGGAACGTTTCGATCATCTCGGTGTTGACGAAGCTGATGAGAACGCAAACCTTACTATTGCCGGTCGTATGATGACCCTTCGTAAGCATGGTAAGGCCATGTTTGCAAATCTTCAGGACGAAACTGATACTATGCAGCTTTACTTCCAGCTTAACGCCATGGGAGAAGAAGCCTATAATTTCGCCAAAAAATGGATAGATGGTGGAGATTTTGTGGGTATCGTCGGTATTCCCTTCAGAACGAGACGGGGAGAACTTACCCTGTTGGTGAAGGAGTGCACCCTTCTTTCGAAGGCTCTCCGTCCCCTCCCTGAGAAGTGGCATGGATTGAAGGATACTGAAATTCGTTATCGTCAGCGTTATCTTGACCTGATGGTAAATCCCGATGTGAAAGATACCTTTAGAAAGAGATCTGCCATCATCGCATCTATACGAAAGACTCTTGTAGATCATGGAACTCTCGAAGTGGAGACGCCCATTCTTTCTCTTCTTGCAGGAGGAGCTAATGCGCGCCCCTTCGTTACCTATCATAATGCCCTTGATTCCAATATGTATCTTCGTATTGCTACGGAGCTCTACCTCAAACGCCTTGTCGTAGGAATGTTCGGGCGGGTATTTGAAATTGGTAAGAACTTTAGAAATGAAGGCATAGATACAATGCACAACCCTGAATTTACAGCCATGGAAGTGTATTGGGCCTATGCTGACTATAACGATATGATGGATCTTACCGAAGAGATTATACGCAACGCGGCAAAGGTCGTAGGCGAGCAGACTGTTACATACCAGGGCGTTGAACTTGACTTCAGCAAGCCTTTCCGCAGAGTATCCATGCTGGATCTCGTGAAAGAATATGCAGACATTGATTTCAACACCATAAAGACAGACGAAGATGCACGCAAGATTGCCAGAGAAAAGGGCGTTGAGCTTAAGGGTACAGAGAGCCGTTTTGGCGTTCTTAACGAGGTCTTTGAGGCCTTTGTCGAAGAGAAGCTTGTGCAGCCTACCTTTGTTTTGGGACATCCGACGGAGATTTCTCCTCTTGCGAAGAGAGATCCCGAGAATCCTGATTACACCCACCGTTTCGAGCTCTTTATCTATGGCTCCGAGGTGGCTAATGCCTTTAGTGAATTGAACGATCCTCTCGATCAGAGAGAGCGGTTCCTCGATCAGCTTCGCAAGAAAGAAGAGGGAGACGAAGAGGCTCATGCCTTTGACGAAGACTTTATTAATGCTATCGAGTGCGGACTGCCTCCAACTGGCGGTCTTGGCATTGGAATAGATCGTTTAGTTATGTTCCTTACTGACTCTCGCTCCATACGGGACGTTATTTTGTTCCCGACAATGCGTCCAAAAGCGTAA